A region of Pseudomonas putida DNA encodes the following proteins:
- a CDS encoding phytanoyl-CoA dioxygenase family protein: MSLDLQLEMLDERGFVLIPGVLEPLRIALLRCAIDDLQPIHWDYQGLLEHYKCVFNRNPLWLPFLDLPPLINLAEAALGEDCHVIGQTAWRSHPGYPGMGLHLDHLPMQLPAWISERGAFTQPMQILTVQLYLSDIDHSIGPTWIVPGSHRAARPPQAGEAQWQGREAHPVLCKAGDALVFRSDVWHSGGANCTQSRERDMLQVHYGRRMVAQKFSPYLHWQFNPHVLQEATPRQRRLLGEHEEAAYD; this comes from the coding sequence ATGAGCCTGGATCTGCAACTGGAGATGTTGGACGAGCGGGGTTTCGTATTGATCCCCGGTGTGCTCGAACCTCTGCGCATCGCGCTGCTGCGCTGCGCCATCGATGACCTGCAGCCGATTCATTGGGACTACCAAGGGCTGCTCGAACACTACAAATGCGTGTTCAACCGCAACCCTTTGTGGCTGCCGTTTCTTGATCTTCCACCCCTGATAAACCTGGCTGAGGCGGCGCTGGGCGAGGACTGCCACGTGATCGGCCAAACGGCCTGGCGTAGCCACCCCGGCTATCCCGGCATGGGGCTGCACCTGGACCACCTGCCCATGCAGTTGCCTGCCTGGATCAGTGAGCGAGGGGCCTTTACCCAGCCCATGCAGATACTGACCGTGCAGCTGTACCTCAGTGATATCGATCACAGCATCGGCCCGACCTGGATCGTACCGGGCAGCCATCGTGCCGCTCGCCCACCGCAGGCGGGCGAAGCGCAATGGCAAGGGCGTGAAGCGCATCCGGTGTTGTGCAAGGCAGGCGATGCCCTGGTGTTTCGCAGTGATGTCTGGCACAGCGGCGGCGCCAATTGCACACAGTCCCGCGAGCGCGACATGCTGCAAGTGCATTACGGCCGGCGCATGGTGGCGCAGAAGTTCTCACCGTACCTGCATTGGCAATTCAACCCGCACGTACTGCAAGAGGCCACACCCAGGCAGCGGCGACTGTTGGGCGAACACGAAGAGGCGGCGTACGACTGA
- a CDS encoding carboxypeptidase regulatory-like domain-containing protein, translating into MRNHHYALGAALLFTLALPWTLAAAADLNAPINMQAVQLQEQEQNGVRYLQGGIGQDEANALRKTKGYDLHVELSAGPGNEFQSGATVDIQSAQGQPVLSVTDVGPLLYVQLPPGHYKVTGNAQGETVQQQVAVDGKAPATVNLHWR; encoded by the coding sequence ATGCGTAATCATCACTATGCCCTTGGCGCGGCGCTGCTGTTCACCCTGGCCTTGCCCTGGACGCTGGCGGCGGCTGCCGACCTCAATGCGCCTATCAACATGCAGGCCGTCCAGTTGCAAGAGCAAGAGCAGAACGGCGTCCGTTACCTGCAAGGCGGTATCGGCCAGGATGAAGCCAATGCCCTGCGCAAGACCAAAGGCTATGACTTGCACGTCGAACTCTCGGCAGGCCCCGGCAACGAGTTTCAGAGCGGTGCCACTGTCGACATCCAGAGCGCACAGGGCCAACCCGTGCTCAGTGTTACAGATGTAGGCCCGCTGCTGTATGTGCAGTTGCCGCCGGGCCATTACAAAGTCACCGGCAACGCCCAAGGTGAGACGGTACAGCAGCAGGTGGCCGTAGACGGCAAAGCGCCTGCCACGGTCAACCTGCATTGGCGTTGA
- a CDS encoding TonB-dependent siderophore receptor — MRRTFVSLCVLHAVSPLAWAEPDPISDPARIELQALNITGNAVSERADGPVVGYKATRSASATRTDTALHETPQSVSVVPKDVLEDTGATRLQDGLDYAGGVGRANNFGGQGLTTFTVRGFTTGEFYRNGFPINRGYPNAPDANTVERLEVIRGPATSLYGRGDPGGTFNVVSKQPLAERNVTLGSQIDDQGMHRATLDATGPLNEDGTLAYRLNVLGEGGESFRDDVESERYDVAPVVSWQVNDSTKIVFEGDFMRNNHPLDRGLTRYATQAGSASRDTYIWEKGSDNLLHNDNNMAQVRFEHLLNDNWTLAGGFQFLDGSLKGNAVEGNGAPVDGRTLQRNFNYRKLEWTDRDWQLNLTGHFDTGGFSHTLLTGIEYENYDYNSIIQRSSAAYPIDIYEPVLGQPRPALARTTTWDKENLQTWAFFIQDQVALTERLKALAGIRFERFEHAYDDKLVDTRDFSKGENGVTPRFGLIYDLTDTVAVYANTARSFKPNSGTPAGSGGFDPEKGKSYELGVKWEALDRQLSVDAAVYHIVKENVLARDPNDPFGILNIAAGEVRSRGLDINIAGNLTPEWRVIGGYAYVDAEVTKDTTLPTGTRLANIPRNTFSLLNTYEFQDGLAKGLGLGVGLKYVDDRAGQTAATTYTMERYSVVDLLSFYKVNEHVRLNLDVKNVFNKGYDEGAFNSYVYPGAPRTVQAGVSYTF; from the coding sequence ATGCGTCGCACGTTCGTTTCGCTTTGTGTGCTTCATGCTGTCTCCCCGCTGGCCTGGGCTGAGCCCGACCCGATCAGCGACCCCGCCCGGATCGAACTCCAGGCCTTGAACATTACCGGTAACGCCGTCAGCGAACGTGCCGATGGCCCGGTGGTCGGCTACAAGGCTACCCGTTCAGCCAGTGCCACGCGCACCGACACCGCCCTGCACGAAACCCCGCAATCAGTCAGCGTGGTCCCCAAGGACGTGCTTGAAGACACCGGCGCCACGCGGCTGCAGGATGGCCTGGACTACGCCGGCGGTGTAGGCCGCGCCAACAACTTCGGTGGCCAGGGCCTGACCACCTTCACGGTGCGTGGCTTCACCACGGGCGAGTTCTACCGCAATGGCTTCCCGATCAACCGTGGCTACCCCAATGCCCCCGACGCCAACACCGTCGAGCGCCTGGAAGTGATCCGCGGCCCGGCCACCAGCTTGTATGGCCGGGGCGACCCCGGCGGCACCTTCAACGTGGTCAGCAAGCAACCGCTGGCTGAACGCAACGTTACCCTTGGCAGCCAGATCGACGATCAGGGCATGCACCGCGCCACCCTCGATGCCACTGGCCCGCTGAACGAAGATGGCACGCTCGCCTACCGGCTGAACGTACTCGGTGAAGGCGGCGAGAGCTTTCGCGATGATGTCGAGAGCGAGCGCTACGACGTCGCGCCCGTGGTCAGTTGGCAGGTCAACGACAGCACCAAAATCGTCTTCGAAGGCGACTTCATGCGCAACAACCACCCGCTGGACCGTGGCCTGACCCGCTATGCCACCCAGGCCGGCAGCGCATCACGCGACACCTACATCTGGGAGAAAGGCAGCGACAATTTGCTGCACAACGACAACAACATGGCCCAGGTGCGCTTCGAGCACCTGCTCAATGACAACTGGACGTTGGCTGGCGGGTTCCAGTTTCTCGATGGCTCGCTCAAGGGCAACGCGGTGGAAGGCAACGGCGCGCCCGTCGATGGCCGTACCCTGCAGCGCAACTTCAACTACCGCAAGCTGGAATGGACCGACCGTGACTGGCAACTGAACCTTACCGGGCATTTCGACACCGGTGGTTTCAGCCACACGCTGCTGACCGGCATCGAGTACGAAAACTACGATTACAACTCGATCATCCAGCGCTCCTCGGCGGCCTACCCAATCGATATCTACGAACCGGTGCTCGGCCAGCCAAGGCCCGCGCTGGCGCGCACCACCACGTGGGACAAAGAGAACCTGCAGACCTGGGCCTTCTTCATCCAGGACCAAGTAGCGTTGACCGAGCGTCTCAAGGCCTTGGCCGGCATACGCTTCGAACGCTTCGAGCACGCGTATGACGACAAGTTGGTCGATACCCGCGATTTCAGCAAAGGCGAGAACGGCGTTACCCCGCGCTTTGGCCTGATCTACGACCTGACCGACACGGTGGCGGTTTATGCCAACACGGCGCGGTCATTCAAGCCCAACAGCGGCACCCCTGCCGGCAGCGGCGGCTTCGACCCCGAGAAGGGTAAATCCTACGAACTGGGCGTGAAGTGGGAAGCGCTCGATCGCCAGCTGAGCGTGGATGCGGCGGTGTACCACATCGTCAAGGAAAACGTGCTGGCACGCGATCCCAACGACCCCTTTGGCATCCTCAACATCGCCGCAGGCGAGGTGCGCAGCCGCGGCCTGGACATCAACATTGCCGGCAACCTCACCCCCGAGTGGCGCGTGATCGGCGGCTACGCCTATGTCGATGCCGAAGTGACCAAGGACACCACCTTGCCGACCGGTACCCGCCTGGCCAACATCCCGCGCAACACTTTCAGCCTGCTGAATACCTACGAATTCCAGGATGGCCTGGCCAAAGGCCTGGGGCTGGGGGTTGGCCTGAAGTACGTGGATGATCGCGCCGGCCAGACAGCCGCGACGACCTATACGATGGAACGCTACAGCGTGGTCGACCTGCTCAGCTTCTACAAGGTCAATGAACACGTGCGGCTGAACCTGGATGTGAAGAACGTCTTCAACAAGGGGTATGACGAAGGGGCGTTCAATAGCTATGTCTACCCGGGGGCACCGCGCACGGTGCAGGCCGGGGTTTCGTACACGTTCTGA
- the ptrR gene encoding putrescine utilization regulator PtrR, protein MDLVQLEIFKAVAEQGSISAAAQHIHRVPSNLTTRIKQLEEDLGVELFIREKSRLRLSPAGWNFLEYTRRILDLVHEARLTVAGEDPQGTFALGSLESTAAVRIPALLAAYNQRYPKVDLDLSTGPSGTMLEGVLSGRLVAAFVDGPLLHPTLEGMPVFEEEMMVIAPLNHAPVSRAQDVNGESIYAFRANCSYRHHFENWFVQDQAVPGKIHEMESYHGMLACVSAGAGLAMMPRSMLDNMPGCSTVSAWPMSEDFRYLKTWLVWRRGTVSRSLSMFVKLLEEQRGS, encoded by the coding sequence GTGGACCTGGTGCAACTGGAAATCTTCAAGGCAGTGGCCGAGCAGGGCAGCATCAGTGCCGCCGCGCAGCATATCCATCGGGTGCCCTCGAACCTGACCACGCGCATCAAGCAGTTGGAGGAAGACTTGGGGGTAGAGCTGTTCATCCGCGAAAAAAGCCGCTTGCGCCTGTCGCCAGCGGGCTGGAATTTTCTTGAGTACACCCGGCGTATTCTTGACCTGGTGCACGAGGCGCGGTTGACCGTGGCGGGCGAAGACCCACAGGGCACCTTTGCCCTGGGCTCGCTGGAAAGCACGGCGGCGGTGCGTATCCCGGCGTTGTTGGCGGCATACAACCAGCGCTATCCCAAGGTCGACCTGGACCTCTCGACCGGGCCTTCAGGGACCATGCTCGAAGGGGTGTTGTCCGGGCGCCTGGTTGCGGCGTTCGTCGATGGGCCGCTGCTGCATCCGACGCTTGAGGGCATGCCAGTGTTCGAAGAAGAGATGATGGTCATCGCGCCGCTAAACCATGCGCCGGTGAGCCGGGCCCAGGATGTCAACGGGGAGAGCATCTACGCGTTTCGCGCCAACTGCTCGTACCGCCATCATTTCGAGAACTGGTTTGTGCAGGACCAGGCGGTGCCAGGCAAGATCCATGAGATGGAGTCTTATCACGGGATGCTGGCGTGTGTGAGCGCCGGCGCCGGGCTCGCCATGATGCCGCGCAGCATGCTCGATAACATGCCGGGGTGCAGCACGGTCAGTGCTTGGCCGATGTCGGAGGATTTTCGGTATTTGAAGACCTGGCTGGTGTGGCGAAGAGGGACTGTTTCGCGCAGTTTGAGCATGTTTGTGAAGTTGTTGGAAGAGCAGCGCGGCAGTTGA
- a CDS encoding acyloxyacyl hydrolase, protein MKTRLAASLAAAVLAFAGANLAQASQISGAVGATGQGDMTYRIGLSFDWDTKWLQSSTGYVTGYWDAAYTYWEGGDASGAHALSFSPVFTYEFSGFTYTPYIEAGIGLAAFSKTEVGDQRLGSAVNFEDRIGFGLKLPGAQKVGIRAMHYSNAGIKQPNDGIESYALFYSKAL, encoded by the coding sequence ATGAAAACCCGTCTCGCTGCTTCGCTGGCCGCTGCAGTGCTGGCCTTTGCCGGGGCCAATCTGGCTCAGGCCTCGCAGATATCCGGTGCCGTGGGCGCCACCGGCCAAGGCGACATGACCTACCGCATCGGCCTGTCGTTCGACTGGGACACGAAATGGCTGCAAAGCAGTACCGGATATGTGACCGGTTACTGGGATGCGGCTTACACCTATTGGGAAGGCGGCGATGCCAGCGGCGCGCATGCGCTGTCGTTCAGCCCGGTGTTCACCTACGAATTCAGCGGTTTCACCTACACCCCCTACATCGAGGCCGGCATTGGCCTGGCGGCGTTTTCCAAGACTGAAGTAGGCGACCAGCGCCTGGGGTCTGCGGTCAACTTCGAGGACCGCATCGGCTTTGGCCTGAAGCTGCCGGGGGCGCAGAAGGTGGGCATCCGCGCCATGCATTACTCCAACGCGGGCATCAAGCAGCCAAACGACGGGATCGAGTCGTACGCGTTGTTCTACAGCAAGGCGCTCTGA
- the hisN gene encoding histidinol-phosphatase — protein MSLSAEQIGEFRAFAERLADAAAVAIKPYFRASLDVEDKGGRLYDPVTVADKAAEDAMRELIQARYPEHGILGEEQGVAVGTSPLTWVLDPIDGTRAFITGLPLWGTLIALNDGARPVVGVMNQPFTGERFVGTPEGAWRSGTPLKTRACADLASATLMCTTPDMFDTAERKAAFEAVAGQARLMRYGGDCYAYCMLASGFVDVIVEASLQPYDVQALMPIIEGAGGVITAWDGSSAQHGGCVVACGDPVLHAQVVEMLRHAM, from the coding sequence ATGTCCCTGAGTGCTGAACAGATCGGCGAATTTCGCGCCTTTGCCGAGCGGCTGGCCGATGCCGCTGCGGTGGCGATCAAGCCGTATTTTCGCGCCAGCCTGGATGTCGAGGACAAGGGCGGGCGCTTGTACGACCCGGTGACGGTGGCCGACAAAGCGGCCGAAGATGCCATGCGCGAGCTGATCCAGGCGCGCTATCCCGAGCACGGTATTCTCGGTGAAGAGCAGGGCGTGGCGGTGGGCACCAGCCCGCTGACGTGGGTGCTGGACCCGATCGACGGCACCCGCGCCTTCATCACCGGCCTGCCGCTGTGGGGCACGCTGATTGCCCTGAACGATGGCGCACGTCCGGTTGTGGGGGTGATGAACCAGCCCTTTACCGGCGAACGCTTTGTCGGCACCCCAGAAGGCGCATGGCGCAGTGGCACGCCACTGAAGACCCGCGCCTGCGCCGACCTGGCCTCGGCCACGCTGATGTGCACCACGCCGGACATGTTCGACACCGCTGAGCGCAAGGCAGCATTCGAGGCGGTTGCCGGCCAGGCGCGGCTGATGCGGTATGGCGGTGACTGTTATGCGTACTGCATGTTGGCCTCGGGCTTTGTCGATGTGATCGTGGAGGCGAGCCTGCAGCCTTATGACGTGCAGGCATTGATGCCGATCATCGAAGGCGCGGGTGGTGTGATCACGGCCTGGGATGGCAGCTCGGCGCAACATGGCGGGTGTGTGGTGGCCTGTGGTGACCCGGTGTTGCATGCGCAGGTGGTGGAGATGTTGCGCCACGCCATGTGA
- a CDS encoding universal stress protein, translated as MSQFKRLFVMLGPQMRHTPALQRAAALAESSGALLDINVFVDDVDTFGLMSDGRERERLLSDNRQWLADEAEQMADAGLDVSTELLLTRDPLASVIERIERLGCDLLVKDVQHEPVLKRLLVTPLDWQLLKDSPVAVHLVSDIRLPLPRQVAAAVDLNFHGAGEHLDEQVIHSAHALALQCNAELHLLHVCDAAKTHIADFGAGTVTMPGFDGSVRTAQRASFNRLGDHHQVPLERRHFVEGPAIRAIAQFVSHTRVDVIVMGSHRHDAMQTFLGGTTAHVLEHPLCNVLAIKARQ; from the coding sequence ATGAGCCAGTTCAAGCGATTGTTCGTCATGCTCGGCCCGCAGATGCGCCACACGCCCGCGTTGCAACGCGCGGCGGCATTGGCAGAATCCAGCGGTGCACTACTCGATATCAATGTGTTCGTCGACGATGTCGACACTTTCGGCTTGATGAGCGATGGCCGTGAGCGTGAACGGCTGCTCAGCGACAATCGCCAATGGCTGGCCGATGAAGCCGAGCAAATGGCCGACGCCGGTCTGGATGTGTCCACCGAACTGCTGCTGACTCGCGACCCGTTGGCCAGCGTGATCGAGCGCATCGAACGGCTGGGCTGCGACCTGCTGGTCAAGGACGTGCAGCACGAACCGGTGCTCAAACGCTTGCTGGTAACCCCCCTGGACTGGCAGTTGCTCAAGGACAGCCCGGTCGCCGTGCACCTGGTCAGCGACATCCGCCTGCCCCTGCCCCGGCAAGTCGCCGCGGCGGTAGACCTTAACTTCCATGGCGCGGGCGAGCACCTTGACGAACAGGTGATCCACAGCGCCCATGCCCTGGCCCTGCAGTGCAACGCCGAGCTGCACCTACTGCATGTGTGTGATGCGGCCAAGACGCACATCGCCGACTTTGGCGCCGGCACCGTCACCATGCCCGGTTTCGATGGCAGTGTGCGGACCGCGCAACGTGCGTCGTTCAACCGCCTTGGCGACCATCACCAGGTGCCGTTGGAGCGCAGGCATTTCGTGGAAGGGCCGGCGATTCGTGCGATTGCCCAGTTCGTCAGCCATACACGGGTCGATGTGATCGTCATGGGCAGCCACCGCCACGACGCCATGCAGACCTTCCTGGGCGGTACCACGGCGCATGTGCTGGAGCATCCGCTGTGCAATGTGTTGGCGATCAAGGCGAGGCAGTGA
- a CDS encoding LysR family transcriptional regulator: protein MVRHSEPDQTLIKMPSLRAVKVFVAAAKYQNFTRAAEALCVTQAAVSRQIRELETYLGAELFTRVGRAVELTVAGSIFFDAVQLSFVNISQAAERIRSNINPKHVVTLCCSPAFAALWLGPRMPKFFDENPDIDINLVTTQNFLSMEPGVRPDIYITKLGKIQAGYSCHPLNHDVVYPVCSPHYLAQHPELATLAGIRDGSLLNLSPYGRSQVAEHVDWNVWLAFHDIDLKSRSSTAPHFFNANDYNLLVQLALSSQGVALGWHHLVGPLVAQGLLVRPVEAQLVLKDTFHFLAFNEDKEHDASCRRLRDWLLAEFQPLLEAAT from the coding sequence ATGGTCAGACACTCCGAACCCGATCAGACCCTGATCAAGATGCCCTCGCTGCGCGCGGTCAAGGTCTTCGTCGCGGCCGCCAAATACCAGAATTTCACCCGGGCAGCCGAAGCGCTGTGCGTGACCCAGGCAGCGGTAAGCCGCCAGATCCGTGAGCTGGAAACCTACCTGGGTGCCGAACTGTTTACCCGGGTGGGCCGTGCGGTAGAGCTGACCGTGGCCGGTTCGATCTTCTTCGATGCGGTGCAGTTATCATTCGTCAACATCTCCCAGGCGGCCGAGCGAATCCGCAGCAACATCAACCCCAAACACGTGGTTACCCTGTGCTGCTCACCGGCGTTTGCCGCGTTGTGGTTGGGGCCACGGATGCCGAAGTTCTTCGACGAAAACCCGGACATCGACATCAACCTGGTCACCACCCAGAACTTTTTGTCGATGGAGCCTGGGGTACGGCCGGACATCTACATCACCAAGCTGGGCAAGATCCAGGCCGGCTACAGCTGCCACCCGCTCAACCATGATGTGGTCTACCCGGTATGCAGCCCGCACTACCTGGCGCAGCACCCAGAGCTGGCCACCCTGGCAGGGATTCGCGATGGCTCGTTGCTCAACCTCAGCCCGTATGGCCGCTCTCAGGTGGCCGAGCACGTGGACTGGAACGTCTGGCTGGCGTTCCATGATATCGACCTCAAGAGCCGCTCCAGCACCGCACCGCATTTCTTCAATGCCAATGACTACAACCTGCTGGTGCAGCTGGCCCTGAGCAGCCAGGGCGTGGCGTTGGGCTGGCACCACCTGGTGGGCCCGCTCGTTGCCCAAGGGTTGCTGGTGCGGCCAGTCGAGGCGCAATTGGTGCTCAAGGACACCTTCCACTTCCTGGCGTTCAACGAAGACAAGGAACATGACGCCAGCTGCCGGCGCTTGCGTGACTGGCTACTGGCGGAATTTCAACCGTTGCTGGAGGCTGCCACCTAA